Below is a genomic region from Trichomycterus rosablanca isolate fTriRos1 chromosome 15, fTriRos1.hap1, whole genome shotgun sequence.
CCGCTGCTGCCTCTAAAAAAGCCACCAAGAGCCCCAAGAAGGCAGCCTCATCGTTTTACGTCACCCACATTCCTCAGATAGAGCAAGTATCAAGAAATTGCTGGCTTTgctacaaaaaattcaaaaaagaaaataaaacaaagattgcatgcatggctcctgagtgccaaggtagaagattttgtttagttggcaatcgaaactgttttcagtcttggcatTCTAGCGAAGGAGATGAGTTTCGCAGTTAGACCTACACAGGGCTTCTGTCTTCTACTGTCAGTCCCGCTCATCTTTCCTcaacccctgtgtttgtgtatatgttctttgtttctctttctcttcacaggtcaaagttcagtgtgcattgttcattggaaggaggtaatttgtacgatttattttttccctttctATTTatctttacatatatatatttatacagtatatatcgattaaaagtggtgcaacaaacgtgtttgtgtagaacacatggaacaaaaattacaataatactaataataacaataataagcaaAATTAACGAACTAATCAAGAATATTTTTTTAGAAAGGTATATACTTTAAATGCGATTGTAGGCTgtgttttaaaagcacaaagaaacaaaaggAAAGTATTATAAATCCCGCCAACAGCATGGAGGAAATACTGTGTTTTCTGAAACGAGGCAGCAGCAGAACGCCGACCAGTAAGCGACATTTGATGTAAGCACGTTCGTCCAATGAGAAAAGTGCTTCATCAAGACGCCCAATGAGCGCGGATCGGCTCAAGAGCGTGTTGGGCGGGCTAACATATTCTGTTCTACAGTTGGTGAAGTGCAGAGTTTCAGACGCGATGGCAAGAACCAAGCAGACCGCTCGTAAGTCCACCGGTGGTAAGGCGCCGAGGAAGCAGCTCGCCACTAAGGCTGCCCGCAAGAGCGCCCCGGCTACTGGCGGTGTGAAGAAACCTCACCGTTACAGGCCAGGTACCGTGGCTCTGCGTGAAATCCGCCGTTATCAGAAGTCCACTGAGCTGCTCATCCGCAAGCTGCCCTTCCAGCGCCTGGTTAGAGAGATCGCTCAGGACTTTAAGACCGATCTGCGCTTCCAGAGTTCTGCCGTCATGGCTCTGCAGGAGGCCAGTGAGGCTTACCTGGTCGGTCTGTTC
It encodes:
- the LOC134328445 gene encoding histone H3, which gives rise to MARTKQTARKSTGGKAPRKQLATKAARKSAPATGGVKKPHRYRPGTVALREIRRYQKSTELLIRKLPFQRLVREIAQDFKTDLRFQSSAVMALQEASEAYLVGLFEDTNLCAIHAKRVTIMPKDIQLARRIRGERA